The following proteins are encoded in a genomic region of Liolophura sinensis isolate JHLJ2023 chromosome 7, CUHK_Ljap_v2, whole genome shotgun sequence:
- the LOC135471894 gene encoding uncharacterized protein LOC135471894 — protein MNFWMVVILVAVVVVSARPRNSNEVSKRGVNRNCGNLDFWANSGFISTPNYPSNYGDDTTCVYTIQPSNLSSQFYVDFYTCDCFLEDHSICSFDSIRFGNNGTKNCGNVSFRRFSVMSTNGKVEVIFDTDGSVNDRGCKIAYSTQGNLPNCPNSNISIGLTPAVNYSTTSFNYSTPWWNNTTPSFNYSTPWWNNTTPSFNYSTPWWNNTTPSFNYSTPWWNNTTPSFNYSTPWWNNTTPSFNYSTTGWISTTAAPSNGSIHDLLNIMYSKAYAVENAFEEYRHAVSNVINRLMP, from the exons ATGAATTTCTGGATGGTAGTTATATTGGTGGCAGTCGTGGTGGTTAGCGCAAGG CCACGAAATTCCAACGAGGTATCAAAGCGAGGAg TAAATCGCAACTGTGGAAACCTCGACTTCTGGGCCAACTCTGGGTTTATATCCACCCCCAACTATCCCAGCAACTACGGTGATGACACAACGTGTGTGTACACCATCCAACCCAGTAACCTCTCCTCGCAGTTTTATGTGGATTTCTACACCTGTGACTGCTTCTTGGAGGATCACAGCATTTGCTCCTTCGACTCCATTCGCTTTGGTAACAATGGAACAAAGAACTGTGGCAACGTTAGTTTCCGCAGGTTTTCAG TGATGTCGACCAACGGCAAAGTAGAAGTGATTTTTGACACTGATGGTAGTGTCAACGACAGGGGCTGTAAAATTGCCTACAGCACTCAAGGTAACCTTCCCAACTGCCCGAACAGCAACATTAGCATCGGTTTGACACCCGCTGTGAACTACTCGACAACCTCCTTCAATTACTCGACACCATGGTGGAACAACACGACACCCTCTTTCAATTACTCGACACCTTGGTGGAACAACACGACACCCTCTTTCAATTACTCGACACCTTGGTGGAACAACACGACACCCTCTTTCAATTACTCGACACCTTGGTGGAACAACACGACACCCTCTTTCAATTACTCGACACCTTGGTGGAACAACACGACACCCTCTTTCAATTACTCGACAACAGGGTGGATCTCCACGACAGCTGCTCCCTCAA ACGGTTCTATCCATGATCTGCTGAACATTATGTACAGTAAAGCGTATGCTGTAGAAAATGCCTTCGAGGAGTACAGACATGCTGTCAGTAATGTTATCAACAGGTTAATGCCATAA